The following proteins come from a genomic window of Corallococcus sp. NCRR:
- a CDS encoding DUF4129 domain-containing protein, which translates to MAVSALELRPRGPVALMDAALRLCARDAGVWALTLPGGAAVVAALLHLLDAVDHGRSPTLPALYVTLAWFLRGVGQGAACHYVQELLLGAKAEPSVRQSLRAALEKLPSLFIAVAYLALFNVLTLTFSLGIALFLLSAQGVGYAATMQGRGSPLKLYAVGSRLLGPSRGTATAVRWLMGVQVLVFLNLHVGLNFLLYLGRKLVGVDLTFAERFASLDNPPWLVFLAATTFALFEPLRAATATLLLVDGRVRQEGLDLLAAVQQLPERSTQRGGLASKGVAAALLLATGLLLAAPAPVEAAAPVERQALRERLEKVATECELPEQVEGTALRDFDALNARETVKLERFVRRLEQQAFDDEDCETAAVTLENGLAQVTATAEAQARADARAATDRARAILARPEFQERPEKAPGEPKEEEVPPPESSWWRRFIDKLGEWLRDFFKRNNPRPQSRETALPVSGGAAANVLVVMLVALTLAVLGVVLVSVLRRKRGDSGPALEVSTVDAAALAGNPDHALSRPPEGWAHLADALAAKGEYREAVRNLYLALLSRLHRDGAIHYDETLSNWDYLRAFRGRPEVKAPFRELTRRFDFAWYGNVPVSADGYTEFRAITAPLLAAPPAQEAAGA; encoded by the coding sequence ATGGCCGTCTCCGCATTGGAACTGCGCCCCCGGGGTCCGGTGGCCTTGATGGACGCGGCGCTGCGCCTGTGCGCGCGCGACGCGGGCGTGTGGGCGCTCACGCTGCCGGGTGGCGCGGCGGTGGTGGCCGCGCTGCTGCACCTCTTGGACGCCGTGGACCACGGCCGCTCCCCCACCCTGCCCGCGCTGTATGTGACGCTCGCGTGGTTCCTGCGGGGCGTGGGACAGGGCGCGGCGTGCCACTACGTGCAGGAGCTGCTGCTGGGCGCGAAGGCGGAGCCCTCCGTGCGCCAATCCCTGCGCGCGGCGCTGGAGAAGCTGCCCAGCCTGTTCATCGCCGTGGCGTACCTGGCGCTCTTCAACGTGCTGACGTTGACGTTCTCGCTGGGCATCGCGCTGTTCCTCCTCTCCGCGCAGGGCGTGGGCTACGCGGCGACGATGCAGGGCCGGGGCAGCCCGCTGAAGCTGTACGCGGTGGGCTCACGGCTCTTGGGTCCGTCTCGAGGCACGGCCACCGCGGTGCGCTGGTTGATGGGCGTGCAGGTGCTGGTGTTCCTCAACCTGCACGTGGGGCTCAACTTCCTCTTGTACCTCGGGCGGAAGCTGGTGGGCGTCGACCTGACGTTCGCGGAGCGGTTCGCGTCGTTGGACAACCCGCCGTGGCTCGTGTTCCTCGCCGCGACGACGTTCGCCCTCTTCGAGCCCCTGCGCGCGGCGACCGCCACGCTGCTGCTGGTGGACGGGCGCGTGCGGCAGGAGGGTCTGGACCTGCTGGCCGCCGTGCAGCAGCTCCCGGAGCGGAGCACGCAGCGCGGGGGGCTCGCGTCGAAGGGCGTGGCCGCGGCGTTGTTGCTGGCCACGGGCCTCCTCCTCGCGGCGCCCGCACCGGTGGAAGCCGCCGCGCCCGTGGAACGCCAGGCGCTGCGCGAGCGGCTGGAGAAGGTCGCGACGGAGTGCGAGCTGCCGGAGCAGGTGGAGGGCACGGCGCTCCGGGACTTCGATGCGCTGAACGCGCGGGAGACGGTCAAGCTCGAGCGCTTCGTGCGCCGCCTGGAGCAGCAGGCCTTCGACGACGAGGACTGCGAGACGGCGGCGGTGACGCTGGAGAATGGGCTCGCGCAGGTGACGGCCACGGCCGAGGCGCAGGCGCGCGCGGACGCCCGTGCGGCCACGGACCGGGCGCGGGCCATCCTCGCGCGGCCGGAGTTCCAGGAGCGCCCGGAGAAGGCCCCCGGCGAGCCAAAGGAGGAAGAGGTCCCGCCTCCGGAATCGAGCTGGTGGCGACGCTTCATCGACAAGCTGGGCGAATGGCTCCGGGACTTCTTCAAGCGCAACAACCCGCGGCCCCAGTCGCGGGAGACGGCACTTCCCGTGAGCGGCGGCGCGGCGGCGAATGTCCTCGTCGTGATGCTGGTCGCGCTGACGCTGGCGGTGCTGGGCGTGGTGCTCGTCAGCGTGCTGCGGCGCAAGCGCGGGGACTCCGGTCCGGCACTGGAGGTGAGCACCGTGGACGCCGCGGCGCTCGCGGGCAATCCGGACCACGCGCTGTCGCGTCCGCCGGAAGGCTGGGCGCACCTGGCCGACGCGCTGGCCGCGAAGGGCGAGTACCGCGAGGCGGTGCGCAACCTGTACCTCGCGCTCCTGTCACGCCTGCACCGCGACGGCGCCATCCACTACGACGAGACGCTGTCCAACTGGGACTACCTGCGCGCGTTCCGGGGCCGCCCTGAAGTGAAGGCCCCGTTCCGCGAGCTGACGCGCCGCTTCGACTTCGCGTGGTACGGCAACGTGCCCGTCAGCGCGGACGGCTACACCGAGTTCCGCGCCATCACCGCCCCGCTGCTCGCCGCGCCTCCCGCGCAGGAGGCCGCCGGTGCGTGA
- a CDS encoding DUF4350 domain-containing protein → MRDRFPLLVLGSLLLAGVLGTFLVRGAQRGGFADPLSTFRAEPDGARVLYLLAQESGLPVTRNMADLRLLTGKEALVLLAVEVQDSHEEDPDQTRLASDPDAGVDDEEAPHTGFNALRAQQLDDEEVERVLSHVRAGASLVYVPWGSRENALLDALGVKLDKADVTLPMRTLVPPLPTPYTLGVERVEAKVQAYLRLPEGAVTVLEDERMGFPVAAVIQAGQGRVLVVGAPELAMNPALARADNAQFWLSALEALGPGPFAFDEFHHGFTNERSLVDFARRYGLHFAVAQLLLGVVLWAGALKRFGRPLPPPESMRVGATDALFAMSRLYREGRHHGFAAGLISRGLTQQLAPLAGLPSHATAAAVAEGLRTRGRQDLADGLLDVTRRSETVQTDADMQALATSAAHVRERIHPAGTGRPRPGTP, encoded by the coding sequence GTGCGTGACCGTTTCCCGCTGCTCGTGCTGGGGAGCCTGCTGCTCGCGGGCGTGCTCGGGACGTTCCTGGTGCGCGGCGCCCAGCGCGGCGGCTTCGCGGATCCGCTGTCCACCTTCCGCGCGGAGCCGGACGGCGCGCGCGTCCTGTACCTGCTCGCGCAGGAGAGCGGCCTGCCGGTGACGCGCAACATGGCGGACCTGCGCCTGCTCACCGGCAAGGAGGCGCTGGTGCTGCTCGCCGTGGAGGTCCAGGACTCGCACGAGGAGGATCCGGATCAGACGCGGCTCGCCTCGGATCCGGACGCGGGCGTGGACGACGAGGAGGCGCCGCACACGGGCTTCAACGCCCTGCGCGCGCAGCAACTGGACGACGAAGAGGTGGAGCGCGTGCTGTCGCATGTCCGCGCTGGCGCCTCGCTCGTGTACGTGCCCTGGGGCTCGCGGGAGAACGCGCTCCTGGATGCGCTGGGCGTGAAGCTGGACAAGGCGGACGTGACGCTGCCCATGCGCACGCTGGTGCCGCCGCTGCCCACGCCGTACACGCTGGGCGTGGAGCGCGTGGAGGCGAAGGTCCAGGCCTACCTCCGGCTGCCGGAGGGCGCCGTCACGGTGCTGGAAGATGAACGCATGGGCTTCCCGGTGGCGGCGGTGATTCAAGCGGGCCAGGGCCGGGTGCTGGTGGTGGGCGCCCCCGAGCTCGCGATGAACCCGGCGCTCGCGAGGGCGGACAACGCGCAGTTCTGGCTGAGCGCGCTGGAGGCCCTGGGCCCCGGCCCCTTCGCCTTCGACGAGTTCCACCACGGCTTCACCAACGAGCGCTCGCTCGTGGACTTCGCGCGCCGCTACGGCCTGCACTTCGCCGTCGCGCAGCTGCTCCTGGGCGTCGTGCTGTGGGCGGGCGCGCTGAAGCGCTTCGGCCGTCCGCTCCCTCCGCCGGAGTCCATGCGCGTGGGCGCCACGGACGCCCTCTTCGCCATGAGCCGCCTGTACCGCGAGGGCCGGCACCACGGCTTCGCGGCGGGGCTCATCTCGCGCGGCCTCACGCAGCAACTGGCGCCGCTCGCGGGCCTGCCTTCGCACGCCACCGCCGCCGCCGTCGCGGAAGGTCTGCGCACGCGCGGACGCCAGGACCTGGCGGACGGGCTGCTCGACGTAACCCGCAGGTCCGAGACCGTCCAGACGGACGCCGACATGCAGGCCCTCGCCACTTCCGCCGCGCACGTGCGCGAGCGCATCCACCCCGCCGGCACCGGCCGGCCCCGCCCCGGAACCCCATGA
- a CDS encoding AAA family ATPase — translation MNAPFSPPPFPDTGNAVRSANAIREGVLAEVRKAVVGQDEPLELMLCGLVAGGHILLEGVPGVAKTLMAKALSRSVGADFKRIQFTPDLMPADILGTSVFDLKSQAFVLARGPIFTDLLLADEINRAPAKTQSALLEAMQERAVSLEGKNLQLSPMFTVFATQNPVESEGTYPLPEAQLDRFLLKIDVGYPAPEEEDAILESVHRGFDAGDLARAGVNAAVTKDDLLQARVALNTVNVEPPVLGYIRKLVAATRSSPNIRLGAGPRAGVHLLLASKALAALRGRDFVTPDDVRFLVGPVLRHRLLLSPDAELDGATAADVLREVVQGVEVPR, via the coding sequence ATGAACGCGCCCTTCTCCCCTCCTCCCTTCCCGGACACCGGCAACGCCGTGCGGTCCGCGAACGCCATCCGCGAGGGCGTCCTCGCGGAGGTGCGCAAGGCCGTGGTCGGGCAGGACGAACCGCTGGAGCTGATGCTCTGCGGGCTCGTGGCCGGCGGACACATCCTCCTGGAGGGCGTGCCCGGCGTGGCCAAGACGCTGATGGCCAAGGCGCTGTCGCGCAGCGTGGGCGCGGACTTCAAGCGCATCCAGTTCACACCGGACCTGATGCCCGCGGACATCCTGGGCACCAGCGTCTTCGACCTGAAGTCCCAGGCCTTCGTGCTCGCGCGAGGCCCCATCTTCACGGACCTGCTGCTGGCGGACGAAATCAACCGCGCCCCGGCGAAGACGCAGTCCGCGCTGCTGGAGGCCATGCAGGAGCGCGCCGTGTCGCTGGAGGGCAAGAACCTCCAGCTGTCGCCCATGTTCACGGTGTTCGCCACGCAGAACCCCGTGGAGTCGGAGGGCACGTACCCGCTCCCCGAGGCGCAGCTGGACCGCTTCCTCCTGAAGATCGACGTGGGCTACCCCGCGCCGGAGGAGGAGGACGCCATCCTCGAGTCCGTGCACCGGGGCTTCGACGCGGGCGACCTGGCGCGCGCGGGCGTGAACGCGGCGGTGACGAAGGACGACCTGCTCCAGGCGCGCGTGGCGCTCAACACGGTGAACGTGGAGCCGCCGGTCCTCGGGTACATCCGCAAGCTGGTGGCCGCGACGCGAAGCTCGCCCAACATCCGTCTGGGCGCGGGGCCGCGCGCGGGCGTGCACCTGCTGCTCGCGTCGAAGGCGCTGGCGGCGCTCAGGGGCCGCGACTTCGTGACGCCGGACGACGTGCGCTTCCTGGTGGGCCCGGTGCTGCGGCACCGCCTGCTCCTGTCGCCGGACGCGGAGCTGGACGGGGCCACGGCCGCGGACGTGCTGCGCGAGGTGGTCCAGGGCGTCGAGGTCCCCCGGTGA
- a CDS encoding DUF58 domain-containing protein, which produces MIPSERLWGLLALLALPMALAGFFPGLGGAVLALDALAVALAAFDFLQARRVRLEVERLLPERLNVGVANRVELRLVHRGGGTVEVRVKDDAPPSFTTEPSEATLRLTPDSQTQWVYRATPAKRGKFSFGAVHVRVRGPLGLVSHERTFPAERSVSVYPDLRGARRLLLSGAALDLVNLGLRQLRRDGQGSEFARLRDYAQGDSVRDVDWKATARRGRPVTRVLESERSQALIICVDAGRSMAAQVDGLTKLDHAVNAALFLAFVAIRNGDRVGLALFADGVKAYLPPAAGRGQYRKLVDTLYSATPSLTYVDYLALFKELNVRLNRRSLLCVFTDFLDEEQAGTLVAPLHRLARRHVPLCLSVKDTALQKLLRTPPSGPEEAFQHAVASELLTDREVLKARVSRGGVQMLDVAPDELSLAAVNRYLDIKARGVL; this is translated from the coding sequence GTGATTCCCTCCGAGCGCCTGTGGGGGCTGCTGGCCCTGCTCGCGCTGCCCATGGCGCTGGCGGGCTTCTTCCCGGGTCTGGGAGGCGCGGTGCTGGCGCTGGACGCGCTGGCCGTGGCGCTGGCCGCGTTCGACTTCCTCCAGGCCCGCCGCGTGCGCCTGGAGGTGGAGCGCCTGCTGCCGGAGCGCCTCAACGTGGGCGTGGCCAATCGCGTGGAGCTGCGACTGGTGCACCGGGGCGGAGGCACGGTGGAGGTGCGCGTGAAGGACGACGCGCCGCCGTCGTTCACAACGGAGCCCTCGGAGGCCACGCTGCGCCTCACGCCGGACAGCCAGACGCAGTGGGTGTACCGGGCCACGCCCGCGAAGCGCGGCAAGTTCAGCTTCGGCGCCGTGCACGTGCGAGTTCGCGGTCCGCTGGGGCTCGTCTCGCACGAGCGCACCTTCCCCGCCGAGCGCTCCGTGTCGGTGTACCCGGACCTGCGAGGAGCCCGCAGGCTGCTGTTGTCCGGCGCGGCGCTGGACCTGGTGAACCTGGGGCTGCGGCAGCTGCGGCGCGACGGCCAGGGCAGCGAGTTCGCGCGCCTGCGCGACTACGCCCAGGGCGACAGCGTGCGCGACGTGGACTGGAAGGCCACCGCGCGCCGGGGCAGGCCGGTGACGCGGGTGCTGGAGTCGGAGCGCTCGCAGGCGCTGATCATCTGCGTGGACGCGGGGCGCTCCATGGCGGCCCAGGTGGACGGCCTCACGAAGTTGGATCACGCGGTGAACGCGGCGCTGTTCCTCGCCTTCGTGGCCATCCGCAACGGGGACCGCGTGGGCCTGGCGCTCTTCGCGGACGGAGTGAAGGCCTACCTGCCGCCCGCGGCGGGCCGGGGCCAGTACCGCAAGCTGGTGGACACGCTCTACTCCGCGACGCCCAGCCTCACGTACGTGGACTACCTGGCGCTCTTCAAGGAGCTGAACGTGCGCCTCAACCGGCGCAGCCTGCTGTGCGTCTTCACGGACTTCCTCGACGAGGAGCAGGCCGGAACGCTGGTGGCCCCGCTGCACCGGCTGGCCCGCCGCCACGTCCCGCTGTGCCTGTCCGTGAAGGACACCGCGCTCCAGAAGCTGCTGCGCACGCCGCCCTCAGGTCCGGAGGAAGCCTTCCAGCACGCGGTGGCCTCGGAGCTGCTCACGGACCGCGAGGTGCTCAAGGCGCGCGTGAGCAGGGGCGGCGTGCAGATGCTCGACGTCGCGCCGGACGAACTGAGCCTCGCGGCGGTGAACCGGTACCTCGACATCAAAGCGCGCGGCGTCCTGTAG
- a CDS encoding GNAT family N-acetyltransferase translates to MAFQTEHFTAVPVDDSDTHLLQPLLDRCEDYHQIAYGRPALPDQARNIPRERPPNLAPGQGHLFALRDAQGGLAGMLEALRDFPARGEWYIGLLLLAPEARGHGRGEAVLNAYADHARANGGRLLRVAVVEHNEVGRRFWTRVGFQPEQWVGPIEQGLRWNRVLKMTKALG, encoded by the coding sequence ATGGCTTTCCAGACAGAGCACTTCACGGCGGTCCCCGTCGACGACAGCGACACGCACCTCCTGCAACCGCTCCTCGACCGCTGCGAGGACTACCACCAGATCGCCTACGGCCGTCCCGCGCTCCCGGACCAGGCCCGGAACATCCCCCGCGAGCGGCCCCCCAACCTCGCTCCCGGGCAGGGACACCTCTTCGCGCTTCGCGACGCGCAAGGCGGCCTCGCGGGGATGCTCGAAGCCCTGCGTGACTTTCCGGCGCGGGGTGAGTGGTACATCGGCCTGCTGCTCCTCGCGCCGGAGGCCCGGGGCCACGGCCGGGGCGAGGCCGTGCTGAACGCCTACGCGGACCACGCGCGCGCGAACGGCGGCCGGCTGCTGCGCGTGGCGGTGGTGGAGCACAACGAGGTCGGCCGCCGCTTCTGGACACGCGTGGGCTTCCAGCCGGAGCAATGGGTGGGCCCCATCGAGCAGGGCCTCCGGTGGAACCGGGTCCTGAAGATGACCAAGGCCCTCGGCTAG
- a CDS encoding inorganic diphosphatase, which produces MSGPDLAVPPLPREPEVLIECPRFSMVKRRADGSVDFVSPLPCPYNYGSIPGLLSDDGDPLDAVVLGPRLQQGQRVRVPVVAVLGFIDAGKGDPKVVCGTHPMTPSERAGLERFFRVYALFKRGLHRVRGDVPDTRFVGWLREGA; this is translated from the coding sequence ATGAGCGGGCCGGACCTGGCCGTGCCTCCGTTGCCGCGCGAGCCGGAGGTGCTGATCGAGTGCCCGCGCTTCTCCATGGTGAAGCGGCGCGCGGATGGCTCGGTGGACTTCGTGTCGCCGCTGCCGTGCCCATACAACTACGGCTCCATCCCGGGCCTGCTGTCGGATGACGGGGACCCGCTGGACGCGGTGGTGCTGGGGCCTCGGTTGCAGCAGGGGCAGCGCGTGCGCGTGCCGGTGGTGGCCGTGCTGGGCTTCATCGACGCGGGGAAGGGTGACCCGAAGGTGGTGTGCGGAACGCACCCGATGACGCCCTCGGAGCGCGCGGGCCTGGAGCGCTTCTTCCGCGTCTATGCCCTGTTCAAGCGGGGCCTGCACCGCGTGCGCGGTGACGTGCCCGACACGCGCTTCGTGGGCTGGCTGCGCGAGGGCGCCTAG
- a CDS encoding stage II sporulation protein M, with amino-acid sequence MEMAEFIETRRPRWQQLESLLDKSEGEGLRKLSLDEARSLGKLYRAVSSDLLWVRARSGSADVSAYLNDLVGRAYALTYPGSRPRFADVWAFVARGFPALLHHEWRMYVASVLLFLAGAGFGYVGMVVDPDAAHYLVPEQHLSMDPVKRAADEAAGKGMTVEEQAQFSSFLFTHNIQVAFLAFALGITLGLGTAVMLFTNGLFLGALAQVYAAKGMAGWFWAWILPHGIPEISAICIAGAAGLVIARGMVAPGGLSRGQALRKEAVTAVKLLFGTLVLFVLAGFIEGTVSQIHPPKLSVGFKIGFALTVGTGVYAYLLSDWMRGRRGDARATAELAG; translated from the coding sequence ATGGAGATGGCGGAGTTCATCGAGACGCGGCGCCCGCGCTGGCAGCAACTGGAGTCGCTGCTGGACAAGTCCGAGGGCGAGGGGCTGCGCAAGCTGAGCCTGGACGAGGCCCGCTCGTTGGGGAAGCTGTACCGCGCCGTCTCCAGCGACCTGCTGTGGGTGCGCGCGCGCAGCGGCTCCGCGGACGTGAGCGCGTACCTCAACGACCTGGTGGGCCGCGCGTACGCGCTGACGTACCCGGGCAGCCGGCCCCGGTTCGCGGACGTGTGGGCGTTCGTGGCGCGCGGCTTCCCGGCGCTCCTGCACCACGAGTGGCGCATGTACGTGGCGTCGGTGCTGTTGTTCCTGGCGGGCGCGGGCTTCGGCTACGTGGGCATGGTGGTGGATCCGGACGCCGCGCACTACCTGGTGCCCGAGCAGCACCTGAGCATGGACCCCGTGAAGCGCGCCGCGGACGAGGCCGCGGGCAAGGGCATGACGGTGGAGGAGCAGGCCCAGTTCTCCTCGTTCCTCTTCACGCACAACATCCAGGTGGCGTTCCTGGCGTTCGCGCTGGGCATCACGCTGGGGCTGGGCACGGCGGTGATGCTGTTCACCAACGGCCTGTTCCTGGGGGCGCTCGCGCAGGTGTACGCGGCGAAGGGGATGGCCGGGTGGTTCTGGGCGTGGATATTGCCGCACGGCATCCCGGAGATTTCGGCCATCTGCATCGCGGGCGCGGCGGGGCTCGTCATCGCGCGGGGCATGGTGGCGCCGGGCGGGTTGTCTCGCGGGCAGGCGCTGCGCAAGGAGGCGGTGACGGCGGTGAAGCTGCTGTTCGGCACGCTGGTGCTGTTCGTGCTCGCGGGCTTCATCGAAGGCACCGTGTCGCAGATCCATCCGCCGAAGCTGTCGGTAGGCTTCAAGATTGGCTTCGCGCTCACGGTGGGGACGGGCGTCTACGCGTACCTGCTCTCGGACTGGATGCGCGGCCGGCGCGGGGATGCGCGGGCCACGGCGGAGCTGGCGGGATGA
- a CDS encoding bifunctional metallophosphatase/5'-nucleotidase, producing MGRWVNDEKHCAGPLKDGQATCPDAGTLALTTGDLWTGPAISSFFLGAPTAEVMGHMGYAASALGNHELSYAKDSFLKNRTAGGFPFLAANLKVTDATLAKDLSMPAFQVYERRGLKIAVVGLTSQKTVRTAMSGRAEGLEVTPNEDALNTAVPEARKAGADVVVIVADQCPTDLQPVLAKHADWKVSLVAGGRCGTDAPGVKTEGDTTYASLGRGFDSYLRAQLKFDPSKAAGQKLTGVDTKVVQVAGGTPDAETAKRIAEWQTKVDQALGRKIGFTKTGIPQDSPLMAKWVAGAVRTQLNADGAILNKGGIRNGLAKGDVTLGSVYSAMPFENSLLTVKLKGEDLAKQLANPDALVAGFTAAGKGKFKDAQGKALDPKKEYTVATVEYLYFGGDGFDFEKLDTDPAETGMAWQTPVVEWTEAQASTEAKPLEKFIK from the coding sequence ATGGGCCGCTGGGTGAATGATGAAAAGCACTGTGCCGGTCCGCTGAAGGACGGCCAGGCGACCTGTCCGGATGCCGGCACGCTCGCCCTGACGACGGGCGACCTGTGGACGGGCCCGGCCATCTCCTCGTTCTTCCTGGGGGCTCCGACGGCCGAAGTGATGGGGCACATGGGCTATGCGGCCTCCGCTCTGGGCAACCACGAGCTGTCGTACGCCAAGGATTCCTTCCTGAAGAACCGCACGGCCGGGGGGTTCCCCTTCCTGGCGGCGAACCTGAAGGTGACGGACGCGACGCTGGCCAAGGACCTGTCCATGCCCGCGTTCCAGGTGTACGAGCGGCGGGGCCTGAAGATTGCGGTGGTGGGCCTCACCTCGCAGAAGACGGTGCGCACGGCGATGTCCGGCCGCGCGGAGGGCCTGGAGGTCACCCCCAACGAGGACGCGCTGAACACGGCCGTTCCGGAGGCGCGCAAGGCGGGCGCGGACGTGGTGGTGATTGTCGCGGACCAGTGCCCCACGGACCTGCAGCCGGTGCTCGCGAAGCACGCGGACTGGAAGGTGTCGCTGGTGGCCGGTGGCCGCTGCGGCACGGACGCCCCGGGCGTGAAGACGGAAGGCGACACCACCTACGCGTCGCTGGGCCGTGGCTTTGATTCGTACCTGCGCGCGCAGCTGAAGTTCGACCCGTCGAAGGCGGCGGGCCAGAAGCTGACCGGCGTGGACACGAAGGTCGTCCAGGTTGCGGGCGGCACGCCGGACGCGGAGACGGCGAAGCGCATCGCGGAGTGGCAGACGAAGGTGGACCAGGCGCTGGGCCGGAAGATCGGCTTCACCAAGACGGGCATCCCGCAGGACTCGCCGCTGATGGCGAAGTGGGTGGCGGGCGCGGTGCGCACGCAGCTCAACGCCGACGGGGCCATCCTCAACAAGGGCGGCATCCGCAACGGGCTGGCCAAGGGCGACGTGACGCTGGGCAGCGTGTACTCGGCGATGCCGTTCGAGAACTCGCTGCTCACCGTGAAGCTCAAGGGCGAGGACCTGGCCAAGCAACTGGCGAACCCGGACGCGCTCGTGGCCGGCTTCACCGCGGCGGGCAAGGGCAAGTTCAAGGACGCCCAGGGCAAGGCGCTGGACCCCAAGAAGGAGTACACGGTCGCCACGGTGGAGTACCTGTACTTCGGCGGTGACGGCTTCGACTTCGAGAAGCTGGACACCGATCCGGCGGAGACGGGCATGGCGTGGCAGACGCCGGTCGTCGAGTGGACGGAGGCCCAGGCCTCCACCGAGGCGAAGCCGCTGGAGAAGTTCATCAAGTAG